The following proteins are co-located in the Solenopsis invicta isolate M01_SB chromosome 7, UNIL_Sinv_3.0, whole genome shotgun sequence genome:
- the LOC105195054 gene encoding protein mono-ADP-ribosyltransferase PARP16: MMDNSYQNHEAPKGAQARQNGQYEIPEEKTVTKTGLDILYTSRVDRGINDEDVGKKTSSLKHLLEKDPRAADLKWSLFVAASNTYRYDSCLKPFPPMYIKNECKDIEALRRAIESVPPLLVICKELGEADAYQNYGETIELLYWVLLRLRDPYIESVQKECYNSILRKVPLEVPVAAPNLIFQITSAKQSVAEEKWKSSAKGHSTFYAYHGSRLENFHSIVHYGLQQNMCKRSEFGKGIYFSSELGVSLPYSPVGYGWGGSLLGSEISCIALCELINHPDIKRGDSRDNAQNTLSDSVGGRIPDKYFVVTNSDLVRIRYLLVYTQDLHTTSTTDSTGLLSWFKQHKLLTFVLGYVVLLASVGLTQNKQVEKYYRLFIQKAGEAFE, from the exons ATGATGGACAACTCCTATCAAAATCATGAGGCACCTAAAGGTGCCCAAGCAAGGCAGAATGGACAATACGAGATTCCAGAAGAGAAAACTGTAACCAAGACTGGCttagatatattatatacgtCTCGGGTAGATCGTGGTATAAATGATGAAGATGTGGGAAAAAAGACCTCGTCACTGAAACATTTACTAGAGAAAGATCCGAGAGCTGCTGATTTAAAGTGGTCCCTTTTTGTAGCAGCATCCAACACCTACCGTTATGACAGCTGTTTAAAACCATTTCCACCTATGTACATTAAGAACGAGTGCAAGGATATTGAAGCTTTG AGGAGAGCCATAGAATCAGTCCCTCCTTTGCTTGTGATATGTAAAGAACTTGGCGAGGCTGATGCATACCAGAATTATGGCGAAACAATAGAGTTGTTATATTGGGTCTTGCTACGATTGAGAGACCCATATATCGAGAGCGTGCAGAAAGAATGT TACAATTCTATACTGAGAAAAGTGCCATTGGAAGTGCCAGTTGCAGCTCCAAATCTCATATTTCAAATAACAAGTGCGAAACAGTCTGTGGCAGAAGAGAAATGGAAATCTAGTGCTAAAGGTCATTCCACATTTTATGCATACCATGGCAGTCGTTTAGAAAACTTCCATTCTATCGTGCATTATGGTTTACAACAAAACATGTGCAAA AGATCAGAGTTTGGCAAAGGAATATATTTTTCGAGCGAGTTAGGAGTGAGCCTACCGTACAGTCCTGTGGGTTATGGTTGGGGAGGTAGTCTTCTCGGAAGCGAGATAAGTTGTATAGCTCTCTGTGAGCTTATCAATCATCCTGACATAAAAAGAGGAGATTCGA ggGATAACGCACAAAATACGCTGAGTGATTCAGTTGGTGGAAGAATACCGGACAAGTACTTCGTAGTGACAAATAGCGATTTAGTAAGGATACGTTATTTACTTGTTTATACTCAAGATCTTCATACAACTAG TACAACTGACAGTACGGGATTACTGTCATGGTTCAAACAACATAAATTACTGACGTTTGTGCTCGGTTACGTCGTGCTGTTAGCCTCGGTTGGACTAACGCAGAACAAGCAAGTAGAGAAATACTATAGGTTATTCATTCAGAAAGCGGGCGAAGCAttcgaataa
- the LOC105195049 gene encoding vacuolar protein sorting-associated protein 26C isoform X1 produces MSINIDIKLKRASKIYHEGEVVAGLILLKTNSDVKHDGIFLTMEGSVNLQLSSKNVGIFEAFYNSVKPIQLVQYTLDVAPSGKIPSGKTEIPFELPLKPRGNKSLYETYHGVFVNIQYLIRCDIKRSFLAKDVSKSLEFIVEDKASAKVEKDHSKIVFFKIMPESLQNTRDRSNVPRFCISGRLDSLYCKLSEPLTGEVVIENCEAVIKSIELQLVRVETCGCAEGYSRDATEIQNIQIGEGNACTNLAIPIYMIFPRLFTCPTLSTSNFKVGKNTVAVIALKQKCELQEVMVCNTFFLF; encoded by the exons ATGTCAATCAATATAGACATAAAATTGAAGCGAGCGAGCAAAATATATCACGAAGGG GAGGTGGTTGCTGGTTTGATATTGTTGAAGACTAATTCAGACGTGAAGCACGATGGCATATTTCTCACCATGGAAGGCTCGGTGAATTTGCAGCTTAGCTCCAAGAATGTCGGTATTTTCGAAGCATTTTATAATTCCGTTAAG CCGATACAGTTAGTACAATATACGCTGGACGTCGCTCCTTCGGGTAAGATTCCCAGCGGTAAGACGGAAATACCATTTGAATTGCCATTAAAGCCCAGGGGAAACAAATCTCTTTACGAAACGTATCACGGcgtttttgtaaatatacagtACCTGATACGCTGTGACATAAAAAGGAGCTTTCTCGCGAAAGATGTGAGCAAATCGTTAGAGTTCATAGTCGAAGATAAAGCGAGCGCTAAAGTGGAGAAAGATCACAGTAAAATCgtgtttttcaaaataatgccAGAATCTCTGCAAAACACTCGAGACAGATCAAATGTACCAAGGTTTTGCATTTCGGGGAGATTAGACTCTTTATACTGCAAACTCTCTGAACCTCTAACAGGAGAA GTGGTGATCGAAAATTGCGAGGCTGTTATAAAATCTATAGAATTACAATTGGTGAGAGTAGAAACTTGTGGATGTGCAGAGGGATACTCCAGAGAcg CAACGGAAATACAAAACATACAAATCGGGGAGGGTAATGCTTGCACGAATCTTGCAATTCCAATCTACATGATATTTCCAAGGTTATTTACATGTCCTACTTTGAGCACGAGCAACTTCAAAGTTGGTAAGAACACTGTGGCGGTTATtgcattaaaacaaaaatgtgaatTACAGGAAGTTATGGTATGTAatactttctttcttttctag
- the LOC105195051 gene encoding putative elongator complex protein 1, with protein sequence MRNLIVSEKNCKDVYVFNNIEKNQELSKRIQCTISPSCNDMYIMLDNGVYEILAKSSIITDVDIDQHSSSKMIAMEYCITLHELYCAYESGDIISFNIMDLPSGDYKVTATFSEGLQCMRFSPDHEIIAVVTGKGNVHTMVLDFQVMSKVNLYSDEFGQNQLITAGWGKKETQFHGSVGKAAAHVKPEQLKPNENDDGSTRLAWREDGSLFAVNFLHAKTKIRKFKVFSREGILYWTSEEINGLEECIAWKPLLNFIAVTQIVNDNYVVAFFEKNGLKYSELSLPFKPQEVKVKNLLWSPCSEVLAIVCHESTTSTTLIQLWTENNCHWYLKQTLAFSMEDPLLYVTWSNTADPNKKELIYLTTRELAYCTFCWDVNHSKGKTTDDKAIVGVIDGNKILVTSFKEGVVPPPMAHQAIETPESQNAIVFAPNNNESSLVNSNEFCTVSCTNKLTFFKQIKESSTLTYKVINSCNIDFDILNNSEYEYLKVKDLRYYMHHFLWFTEDIMLFSIITEKHNILCVLSLDKTNTKDRLPVRKVYVLDYPIEHIISSPDATAAYVKVKKQIFKYTLDDQFKEINITLNNLCVQMEVIKIDSKDVILALYSEYRFFIDGKEIAKNITGFYVHSDFLLLTTLQDTLICVPLNEIDLNRLSKCDLTIKFWLADKNEMSVKDIYIRRLENLARIIVVVPEDSRTILQMPRGNLECIQPRALSVHILKHHLDKCNYVTALDIMTKQRINLNLIYDHNPQLFLDNVKKFVENIVQHKKVNWLNLFLSELQNEDVTSTIYANCYQYQNEKCDPRKNEFYILYTINKIEKVCKLLREVMEKHPDASNLIQPILISFVKNQQTQGLENALTIISQIRMEDLKKLTPRSSFVSAYEALKYLLHFVNIETLYDTALGMYDLELALFIASKSSKDPKEYIPFLNKFKHLNKLNENCMKYSINVYLKRYELALEFISKDSTKFEECLDLIRNHKLYKKALQLFDKNTEEYKKVVAVYGEFLLQKGDYHMAGIMFYRSGDLDKALKSFEMSSNNWEDVITVAKEMKLSSIDLHELYRRLVKNLKEQHQYEPAAIITKEYLIDVEEAVALLCEGKMWKHATRVALDVNRLDLNETHIKPGVKKHAEHIILQLSKTKEDFIKHKSRLAVLRIEMNKTQLVPDEYNDELEINKEIPDFISDTSSIADSTLSRTSRTSISSSKSYRSSKNRRKQTRKLFSLKEGSIFEDIGLMYALYHIINNTYKNGVEWYPLVQMLYRFKFDESAKEIIIKGKEVIQLLENSKSDIWNKSIPTSLIEIEKNMKDMTSTPAHIQEIVTAVKQIEYTLLLPPEIEPPFLPADYF encoded by the exons ATGAGgaatctcattgtcagtgagaaaaattgtaaagacgTCTATGTATTTAAcaacatagaaaaaaatcaagaacTCTCGAAACGCATTCAATGTACCATTAGTCCAAGTTGTAAcgatatgtatataatgttggaCAATGGCGTTTATGAAATATTAGCCAAAAGCTCCATTATTACTGATGTAGATATTGATCAGCATTCTTCGTCCAAAATGATTGCAATGGAGTATTGCATCACTCTGCATGAATTATATTGTGCCTACGAGTCGGGTGATATTATTTCGTTCAACATAATGGATCTACCTAGTGGTGATTACAAAGTAACAGCAACGTTCAGTGAAGGTTTACAATGTATGAGATTTAGTCCAGATCATGAAATAATTGCTGTTGTAACAGGCAAAGGAAATGTACACACTATGGTATTGGATTTCCAAGTAATGTCAAAG GTAAATTTATACTCAGATGAGTTTGGGCAGAATCAATTGATTACTGCTGGTTGGGGCAAGAAAGAAACTCAGTTTCATGGTTCAGTGGGTAAAGCAGCAGCTCATGTTAAACCAGAACAATTGAAACCGAACGAGAATGATGACGGTTCTACTCGGCTTGCTTGGCGCGAAGACGGTTCTTTATTTGCCGTCAACTTTCTACACGCGAAAACAAAAATTCGAAAGTTTAAAGTATTCAGCAGAGAAGGTATCTTATATTGGACCAGTGAAGAAATCAATGGATTGGAGGAATGTATAGCTTGGAAGccattgttaaattttattgctgTAACTCAGATAGTGAACGATAACTATGTTGTTGcatttttcgagaaaaacggCCTTAAATACTCGGAACTGTCGCTCCCCTTTAAACCGCAAGAAGTAAAG GTGAAAAATCTGTTGTGGTCACCATGTTCAGAAGTTTTAGCTATTGTTTGTCACGAGTCAACAACGAGCACTACGCTAATACAATTGTGGACTGAAAATAATTGTCATTGGTATCTTAAACAAACTCTTGCCTTTTCTATGGAGGATCCACTGCTATATGTAACATGGAGCAATACAGCAGATcctaataaaaaagaattgatttatttaacgaCGAGAGAACTTGCTTATTGCACGTTTTGTTGGGACGTGAATCATAGCAAGGGCAAAACTACAGACGATAAAGCTATAGTTGGTGTTATTGATGGAAACAAAATATTAGTTACTAGCTTCAAAGAGGGAGTTGTCCCACCGCCAATGGCACACCAAGCTATAGAAACTCCCGAATCACAAAACGCAATTGTCTTTGCTCCAAATAATAATGAATCATCTTTGGTAAACAGTAATGAATTCTGTACTGTTTCATGTACTAATAAGTTAACGTTTTTTAAGCAGATAAAG gAATCCTCCACATTgacatataaagttataaattcgTGTAATATTGATTTTGACATACTAAACAATTCTGAATATGAATACTTAAAAGTTAAAGATTTACGTTACTACATGCATCATTTCTTATGGTTTACGGAAGACATTATGTTGTTCTCTATAATTACTGAAAAACATAATATCTTATGTGTTTTATCtctagataaaacaaatacTAAGGATCGCTTACCAGTACG aaaagtcTATGTTTTGGATTATCCAATAGAACATATAATTTCCTCTCCTGATGCAACTGCAGCTtacgtaaaagtaaaaaaacaaatatttaagtaCACACTAGATGaccaatttaaagaaataaatataacattgaaCAATCTGTGCGTTCAAATGgaagttataaaaattgattcgaAAGATGTTATTCTTGCTTTGTATTCGGAATATAGGTTTTTTATTGACGGAAAAGAAATTGCTAAGAATATCACAGGTTTTTACGTACATTCTGATTTCTTGCTTCTCACAACATTACAAGATACATTAATTTGTGTTCCATTAAATGAAATTGATCTAAACCGGCTAAGTAAATGTGATTTAACGATCAAGTTCTGGCTAGCTGATAAGAACGAGATGTCGGttaaag ATATCTACATCAGACGACTCGAAAACCTTGCTCGTATAATAGTGGTGGTACCAGAAGATTcgagaacaattttacaaatgccTAGAGGAAATCTAGAATGTATACAACCAAGGGCTTTATCAGTGCATATATTAAAACATCATcttgataaatgtaattatgtgaCGGCGCTTGATATAATGACTAAACAACGTATAAACTTGAATTTAATATACGATCACAATCCACAATTATTTTTGGATAATGTCAAAAAGTTCGTAGAAAATATTGTACAACATAAAAAAGTGAATTGGTTGAATCTGTTTTTGTCAGAATTACAAAACGAAGATGTCACCAGTACAATATACGCGAATTGTTATCAATATCAGAATGAAAAATGTGACCCTAGAAAGAAcgaattttatattctatatacaATCAATAAGATAGAAAAGGTTTGTAAATTACTAAGAGAAGTCATGGAAAAACATCCCGATGCAAGTAATTTAATACAACCAATATTGATAAGTTTTGTGAAAAATCAGCAAACACAAGGATTAGAAAATGCACTTACTATAATAAGCCAAATCAGAATggaggatttaaaaaaattaacgccACGTAGTTCTTTCGTATCTGCCTATGAAgcattgaaatatttacttcaTTTCGTAAATATTGAAACACTGTATGATACTGCATTAGGCATGTACGATCTTGAACTTGCACTGTTTATAGCCTCGAAATCATCGAAAGACCCGAAAGAATATATCccatttttgaataaatttaaacatttaaacaaattaaatgagaattgtatgaaatattctattaatgtatatCTTAAACGTTATGAATTAGCTTTAGAATTTATATCCAAAGATTCAACTAAGTTTGAGGAATGCTTAGATCTAATACGTAATcataaattatacaagaaagCACTGCAATTGTTTGACAAAAATACTGAAGAGTATAAAAAGGTGGTTGCAGTTTATGgagaatttttattacaaaaaggCGACTATCATATGGCAGGTATTATGTTTTATAGAAGTGGCGATCTTGACAAAGCTTTAAAATCATTCGAAATGTCGAGTAATAATTGGGAGGACGTAATCACAGTAgcaaaagaaatgaaattaag CTCAATCGATTTGCATGAACTGTATAGGAGACTGGTTAAAAATTTGAAGGAACAGCACCAGTATGAGCCTGCAGCtataataacaaaagaatatttaattgacgTCGAAGAAGCAGTTGCGCTCTTATGTGAAGGAAAAATGTGGAAACACGCAACACGGGTAGCACTTGACGTTAATCGTTTAGATCTGAATG AAACACATATTAAGCCTGGAGTGAAAAAACATGCAgaacatataattttacaattgaGTAAAACGAAAgaagattttattaaacataaatcaCGCCTTGCTGTATTGAGAATAGAAATGAACAAAACACAATTGGTTCCTGATGAATATAATGatgaattagaaattaataaagaaattccaGATTTTATTAGTGACACTAGCAGTATTGCAGATTCTACTTTAAGTCGAACATCGCGAACATCTATATCTTCtag TAAAAGCTACCGGTCAAGTAAGAATCGTAGGAAACAAACGAGAAAACTGTTCAGTTTAAAAGAAGGCAGCATATTTGAGGATATAGGTTTAATGTATGCTCTATACCACATCATTAATAATACGTACAAAAATGGAG TCGAATGGTACCCATTAGTGCAAATGCTTTATCGATTCAAATTTGATGAAAGTGCAAAAGAGATCATAATTAAAGGAAAGGAGGTTATTCAATTGCTGGAAAATAGCAAATCTGATATTTGGAACAAGTCAATTCCTACAAGTTTAATTGAAAta gaaaaaaatatgaaggatATGACATCTACACCGGCACATATTCAAGAAATTGTTACAGCTGTTAAACAAATAG aatacaCCTTACTACTTCCCCCTGAGATTGAGCCACCATTTTTGCCAGCCGactatttttga
- the LOC105195050 gene encoding G2/mitotic-specific cyclin-B yields the protein MATRNRTVATVNHANQENIKSTKPSVAVVPSKGKRAALGEISNKINTTRGVEPIDRISLLQKKKVTIPKRQVLKPVANPVAKPTVNPVVKPTANATEKPPVQVVKPVVKTLSTTVKNAPSAGVVDASADLVSPKREQRDSFSTDLLKFEDIDEQDKNNPILVSLYTNDIHDYLRTLEKKFPIKKGYLACQEVTPKMRSVLVDWLVEVHQQFRLMQETLYLSIAIIDRFLQVFRTIDRKKLQLVGVTATFIASKYEEMYSPDISDFVYITDKAYSKADILNMEMLIVKTLDYSFGRPLPLHFLRRYSKAGKALPIHHTMAKYFLEQSLVYYEMCHYPPSLIAAAAIYLAFLIIGNDEEDEGKVIWTDTLAHYSTYSKDDVLPAVYDIAAIIVNAENSKYQAVRKKYVHVKYMKISIRPELKSPIMLAIAARNNES from the exons ATGGCGACGAGAAATCGGACTGTGGCCACG GTAAACCATgcaaatcaagaaaatattaaaagtacgAAGCCTTCGGTGGCTGTTGTGCCATCGAAAGGGAAGAGAGCTGCTCTAGGTGAGAtaagcaataaaattaatacaacgAGGGGCGTCGAGCCGATCGACAGGATTAGTTTATTGCAAAAGAAGAAAGTGACAATACCAAAGCGGCAAGTTTTGAAGCCAGTGGCGAATCCAGTTGCAAAACCAACAGTAAATCCAGTTGTGAAACCAACAGCAAATGCAACCGAGAAGCCACCAGTGCAAGTTGTAAAACCGGTTGTGAAAACATTATCTACCACTGTAAAGAATGCTCCCAGCGCAGGTGTGGTTGATGCATCAGCTGATCTTGTTAGTCCAAAGAGAGAGCAGAGGGACTCGTTTTCAACAGATCTATTAAAGTTTGAAGACATTGACGAGCAAGACAAGAATAATCCCATTCTGGTTTCTCTCTATACCAACGACATACATGATTATTTAAGGACATTAGAGAAAAAATTTCCTATTAAGAAAGGCTATCTAGCGTGCCAGGAAGTCACCCCTAAGATGAGAAGTGTATTGGTCGATTGGTTGGTAGAAGTACATCAACAGTTTCGATTGATGCAAGAGACATTGTATCTCTCCATCGCAATTATCGATCGCTTTTTACAA GTTTTTCGAACcatagatagaaaaaaattgcaactgGTCGGCGTAACAGCAACGTTTATTGCTAGCAAGTATGAAGAAATGTATTCGCCGGATATAAGTGATTTTGTATATATCACGGACAAGGCGTACTCAAAGGCAGATATATTGAACATGGAAATGCTCATTGTGAAAACCTTAGATTATTCGTTCGGGCGACCGTTACCGCTGCATTTTCTTCGGAGATACAGCAAAGCTGGAAAG GCGCTCCCTATTCACCACACGATGGCCAAGTATTTCCTCGAGCAAAGCTTGGTTTATTATGAAATGTGTCATTATCCACCTAGTCTCATTGCAGCAGCAGCGATATATCTAGCATTTTT AATAATCGGTAATGATGAAGAAGACGAGGGCAAGGTTATTTGGACAGATACTCTAGCACACTACAGCACTTATTCCAAGGACGATGTGTTACCTGCAGTATATGATATAGCTGCCATAATAGTTAACGCAGAAAACAGTAAATACCAAGCTGTGAGAAAGAAGTACGTCCATgtaaaatacatgaaaattagTATTCGACCAGAGCTTAAGTCGCCAATTATGCTTGCCATTGCAGCAAGAAACAATGAAtcataa
- the LOC105195049 gene encoding vacuolar protein sorting-associated protein 26C isoform X2, whose product MSINIDIKLKRASKIYHEGEVVAGLILLKTNSDVKHDGIFLTMEGSVNLQLSSKNVGIFEAFYNSVKPIQLVQYTLDVAPSGKIPSGKTEIPFELPLKPRGNKSLYETYHGVFVNIQYLIRCDIKRSFLAKDVSKSLEFIVEDKASAKVEKDHSKIVFFKIMPESLQNTRDRSNVPRFCISGRLDSLYCKLSEPLTGEVVIENCEAVIKSIELQLVRVETCGCAEGYSRDATEIQNIQIGEGNACTNLAIPIYMIFPRLFTCPTLSTSNFKVEFEVNLIVVFEDDYLVTENFPIILSRY is encoded by the exons ATGTCAATCAATATAGACATAAAATTGAAGCGAGCGAGCAAAATATATCACGAAGGG GAGGTGGTTGCTGGTTTGATATTGTTGAAGACTAATTCAGACGTGAAGCACGATGGCATATTTCTCACCATGGAAGGCTCGGTGAATTTGCAGCTTAGCTCCAAGAATGTCGGTATTTTCGAAGCATTTTATAATTCCGTTAAG CCGATACAGTTAGTACAATATACGCTGGACGTCGCTCCTTCGGGTAAGATTCCCAGCGGTAAGACGGAAATACCATTTGAATTGCCATTAAAGCCCAGGGGAAACAAATCTCTTTACGAAACGTATCACGGcgtttttgtaaatatacagtACCTGATACGCTGTGACATAAAAAGGAGCTTTCTCGCGAAAGATGTGAGCAAATCGTTAGAGTTCATAGTCGAAGATAAAGCGAGCGCTAAAGTGGAGAAAGATCACAGTAAAATCgtgtttttcaaaataatgccAGAATCTCTGCAAAACACTCGAGACAGATCAAATGTACCAAGGTTTTGCATTTCGGGGAGATTAGACTCTTTATACTGCAAACTCTCTGAACCTCTAACAGGAGAA GTGGTGATCGAAAATTGCGAGGCTGTTATAAAATCTATAGAATTACAATTGGTGAGAGTAGAAACTTGTGGATGTGCAGAGGGATACTCCAGAGAcg CAACGGAAATACAAAACATACAAATCGGGGAGGGTAATGCTTGCACGAATCTTGCAATTCCAATCTACATGATATTTCCAAGGTTATTTACATGTCCTACTTTGAGCACGAGCAACTTCAAAGTTG aATTTGAGGTAAACCTTATCGTTGTATTTGAAGACGATTATTTGGTCACTGAGAATTTTCCTATCATACTCTCGcgatattaa